GAGAACTACGGTGATGGATAATGAGTACCCTAGTGACCATGTATGGAAACCAAAGATTTTTTTACCTCGAACTTTTATAGTGCCAGATTCGAAAAGGCCCTTGTGGTATATATGCCAATAATTTTCAGTGACAATTGGAGTGATTGGAATTCCAGCGTTGAttgccaaatggaagccacCTTTCTTCAACGGAAGCATGTCGGGAGTTTCTGACATATGCCGAGTCCCTTCAGGAAACATCCAAACAGAGGTTCTATTTCGTTTCATTTTCTCTCCTGCAGCATTGATGGAACGGACGGCGCTTGCACTGTTCCCCCTATTAATGAAGATCGTTCCAGACATTGTCATGAAAGGGCCTAAGGGAGTGAATTGAAGTGACTTTTTGGACATAATAGCTGTCTGTTTGGGCATCAATCTAAGTTGACAGACGACGATGAACCGAATTGTAAGATAACATATCCGGGAAGTGAAGGGTACCTCAAAAATCGGGGCTCACCTTCCAATGACCAAAACATCAAGCATACTCTGGTGATTAGCCATAAGAACTGTAGGAGACGTTTGAAGGTGCTCTTCGCCTTCGACCGAAATTTTCAGATCCAATGAACGTGAGATGAGAAAGTAGAATATTCGGGCAACGACAGCGTTGACATTTGTAGATTGACCAATAAGCGACATTCCCGCAGCAATGAAGACACTACATGAGGCCACTGTCATAAGGGTACCAGCATATACGACGACCCGAGCGTAGTATCTCCCAACCATCGATGATACGGCGACTTGACGGACCAGGAGTAATGGGAGCGAGATATATGCGAGGGGCTTGAAGAGGGAGATGAGAAAAGACATGACGAGAGATAGATATCAAGTTTTTGGGCCTCTGAGCCTGTAGATATAGCCCAGCTGGTAGCTGGTGGCAGCAGAGGAACCTTTAAAGGTGAGAAGGAAGGCAGTAGCGGCGATGTACAAACCTGGATTTTTTGCGGCAACTGACCGGAGTTCGAAATACGCGCTCTGTCCTGAGTTTCCAGCACTTGCTCTATTTTCACAAGACTTGTCTTCCGCTGAGATGCCTGAGACTGCCCTGGAATCTTCGACTGCTTCCCGTGGTAGCTACACTCAGTGACGAAACTTATATCTGCCAATTTACTGAACAAACTTTCGATTGTCTCAGGACGAAATGCTGTATCCAAACCGCTGAGTGAATCAGCCATGGGCAGCTCATCGAAGTCCAAACCAACGGCATCGCGGTCGGGCAGTGCTGCAAGCAAATTATCTCGTGCACCGAGCGCGACTTCAATTTCATCAAAGGCATCCATTGGTGTCTCTACACCGACTGGCAAAGCGAACAGGGCACCCTCAGAAACTGGATTCAAAGTAACCAAATTGAGTTCGACTACGGTGACTTTGCAGAGTACCTGGTCCCCCAAGCCTGTATGTTAACAACGATAAGATCGACGCTTATCTTGACACGTGTATAGTTGTCAGACCCACCAGCCATATCACCTCCTGTCGGGGACCCTTCGACGACAAAGACTACCGACCCCTTACAGGTTGCATCTCAGGTGTACCCATGGACGTATATGTCATCCACACTCGATGCCTGCTTCAATGCGGCAGAAGCAAGTGCTACCGTACGTACTCTTTTTGCTATTTCTCGTACAAAGATACAACTCTCGCTTGCTTTTTAATTTTTCAGAATGCTATTGAAACTCGTGCAAAAGAGCTTGCAGCCGAGGAGTCAGAAATTTTTGAACAGTTGGATCGCATGGATTCGGAACGATCAATTGAATTCTATGACGGGCTAGGAACTGACGTGGTGAATAAATCAGCGTACCGCCTTGATTATCTTCATTTAACCACGTCATATAGTTCGCAACAGAAGCCCCAGCAATTATGAAGCTGTTCCACTCCAACGGCGATGCTTGTAATCGTatcgaacttgaagctttAACGTTGGTGTCGCGAGACACACCTGATCCTCCTGAAGATGAACCTCTTAAAGTATATCAGGATATGCTCCGTGATCTAGGTACGTTCAAGTACTTTGATCGGCACAATATATATCGATTCACAATTACTTACAGAGCAATTGCACGCTGAAGCCACGTCGTTACAAAGCTCCATCATAAATTTGACGAAGCCCCTCGAAAATAACACTGACGAAGGAGACGACGAATCAGCTAATGATGGCGATGTGTCTTCAGCACGTTCACAGGTTAATGGAGTCTTCTCTGCATGTCTTCCTGTCCTGAGGGCACGCCTTGCCAATCTCTCCATGGCTCAAGATCTCATTGATAGTGCTCTTGAGAATGTCAGTCTCGGATTGCGTATGGAGAGCATGGGGTTGACCGATTAGTCACCCTCTTGCACAACAAAAATTGGAAACATGACACTATCCCGGATACGCAATTGACTCGGAAAGCTCATAGTCATTTTTTCTTAGCGTTCAATACCCTGGTTTTCATATTCATTGCATTACCATTGAAGATACCTCTTCATCGTTATACATCATTCATTGGTGAGAATACTTTACGCATTTTCTGGAAATTGTATATCATCAAACTCTATAATGCCCCTGACCAGAGAGGGCACCACCGCATTCATATTTTCGGCCGTTCCTTCCACATCTCCGAAGAGCTCTTCTGGTCACAGTTGATGACCTGCAATAACTGCGATTCATTTACTATGGTCCAATCATATTAATTTCCTTCGATTCTGTCAAACTCAACACAACCTCAGGTCTACAAGCATGACATTTGCTTTATTCTTTTCTTATCTTCTATCTCCTTCGGCCTTGCTGTGAGACACGACTATACAGACAGCCTAGCAAATGTTCAGATGACTAGGCTGGAATACGTTACATCCGCAAGTTTCGAATCCATTCACACAAGTACGGGCCCTATGTATGCGTGCCGTTAATTATTGTTATCATGATGCTGGAAAGCGTAGCGACATTCTATCTCTGTTCAGCAAGAACTCGAAGTGACTCAGGCTCGGGGAGAAACGAGATCTTATCATTCAACAAAAATTTTCTCGAACCTCTTGCCGCGAGGTTCCAAAGGCGTATATACTAAACTTGACTCTTTCTCAGTGGTGGCATAGTCGGCGACTTTAGTCGATAGTCGGGACCCGACTAAGTCGACTAAGTCCGACTAAGTCGTCGACTATCACcaaaaatggaaattttTCCAGACTAAGTATCACGTGTAAAATAAAACTTTGATCAATCTGGGTTTCAACTAGACAGAGGCACGGCAAATCTGCGTTGACAATTTTAATAATTGTGTACACTCCAAAAACAATTCCTACAGTGTATGCCAGACGATTCAAATCTATTTTACTTACATTTTGCGTGTGATAAGTACTACAGCAGTTTGTGCGCCATCTTGAGACGTGTCGGAGTTTGATTGTGGATCAAGTAAGCGGCCCGACGGTGAATCACATCCACGGCGAGGTGATGTCCCACCCCAAATTGACCCCAAACAACCTCCAACATTTTTACTTCTTCTTTATATCAGCCCAAACATCGATCTGAAATCCGGACTGTATTTAACTACGGAGGTGCAAACTCAATCAGGCCTGTCACAATCCAATCTTACTCATCTTACTCAACTAACCTCTTGCCTAATCAATGAGGAGACCCAGAAAATATTCCGGAAGACCTGGGAACACCTAAAAGTAGGTTAACTATGAGCTAGTTTAATTTTTTACAGGATGCTATTTGGATCCCACATGCAAAGCAAAGTGAAGTTGGAAGCTTGCATGAAGAATTAGAATTGTATGACCTATTTGATCTTGATGCACATGGTGAAATGAATATGTTGATTATGGTGTTGAGGATAACATTGATAGTATATTTACAATTTATGTGCACTCAAAGGTATTTATTCCTCTGCTACTGTACCAAAGACAAATGTATGCAGACTATGAATCTGTGACGAAGTGCACATTTGAACGTGGGAAAGTCCCGACTATGACTTCATATCGACCTATATTTGGGAACTTAGTCTAGTCTAGTCGGAAATCCGACTAAGCCGCATAGTCATGCGACTATTCCGACTAAGTCGCCGACTATGCCACCACTGCTCTTTCTGGGGTCTTCTTGATTTTCATCATATAAAATGGATTTATACTAAGTATAACAATTACGCATCGCGAAAGTCGATAATCAAGTCAACTGTAGTTACTCATGGGCCCCCGAGTTCAAAAGCCAATGTAACTTTTCTCACCTGTGCAAGCATGAGATATCGGAGTCATTTCGATCACCGTGGCAGTGCCAGGCTATAGTAGGAAAACACTGCTCAACATGATAGCCGCCACCAAGCAGCCACTAGTAACAAATTTTAAAAATCTCGTCTGATCCCTTAATAGCTTCACCCTGACGAATCAAATCCAGGATGAGATTTGATGCCCAAGCTGGTTCCACTGCAAGTCGCTTTGGCCTCAGTCGGCTCCATAAATTGCGAAGCCACCAAATCTAAGGAAAACATATTGAATGAAAGTTTTTTCACACTTCAGATCATGCCACGCACCCAGGAAATTCTTTTTTTCCGTTGCGGAGTGAGAAGCAGAATTCCTTAGTTTTATTAACATTGAATCGGATGAGAATGCCATAAGTCATAACACACCATCTTTCTCAACAATTTCATGTGACTTGAAGATGTTTTCCAATAGGGATCCCCAATCCGCAACGAAGGCTCCTTGTGAGCATTTAAAAGTCAACGGATCGTCGGATTTTTGGGAATGCTCTATCGCGTTCGACCATATGTAGTCATCAACAAGAGCAACTTTGGCATCAGGGTACTGATACAAGGAGCCCTTCAgtcaaaaaatatt
The sequence above is a segment of the Psilocybe cubensis strain MGC-MH-2018 chromosome 4, whole genome shotgun sequence genome. Coding sequences within it:
- a CDS encoding 1-acyl-sn-glycerol-3-phosphate acyltransferase — encoded protein: MSFLISLFKPLAYISLPLLLVRQVAVSSMVGRYYARVVVYAGTLMTVASCSVFIAAGMSLIGQSTNVNAVVARIFYFLISRSLDLKISVEGEEHLQTSPTVLMANHQSMLDVLVIGRLMPKQTAIMSKKSLQFTPLGPFMTMSGTIFINRGNSASAVRSINAAGEKMKRNRTSVWMFPEGTRHMSETPDMLPLKKGGFHLAINAGIPITPIVTENYWHIYHKGLFESGTIKVRVLPPISTEGLNASDIGKFSTHVREVMLEALRDISPKVSAEKETLESQKPTTQDPKLAKSHGGPLESAAVSIIAVSEHTEDLVTKKSNSSSSIASSLTSSERRKANMSEAGTETEEDEGMILVGRPH